The following are encoded together in the Perca flavescens isolate YP-PL-M2 chromosome 22, PFLA_1.0, whole genome shotgun sequence genome:
- the LOC114549605 gene encoding MAM and LDL-receptor class A domain-containing protein 1-like, giving the protein MWLLLAFSLVFTPVSVGACSTQEFSCSQGLCVPEDCVCDFTDNCGDGSDEGDCSRYKRCDFEEGFCDLIQSSETLSGWTRTAEVPGLKQDQTRNTSAHFLSLLPASGNRTTADLNSPVFLPTQTCQMSFYYYVGAKHGDLQVLVQSHALGQSTEVWKHSTQPQIKMWQRAVIKFSSNHSFQKS; this is encoded by the exons ATGTGGCTGCTGTTGGCATTCTCTCTGGTGTTTACTCCTGTGTCTGTCGGAGCTTGTTCTACTCAGGAGTTTAGCTGCTCCCAGGGCCTATGTGTGCctgaggactgtgtgtgtgacttcacCGACAACTGTGGAGATGGCAGCGACGAGGGAGACT gcTCTAGATATAAGAGGTGTGACTTTGAGGAGGGATTCTGTGACCTGATCCAGAGCTCAGAGACGCTCTCTGGATGGACCAGAACAGCTGAGGTCCCGGGACTTAAACAAGACCAGACCAGGAACACGTCAG CACATTTCTTGTCCCTTTTACCTGCCAGTGGAAACAGAACCACTGCAGACCTGAACAGTCCCGTCTTCCTGCCCACTCAGACTTGCCAG ATGAGTTTCTACTATTATGTTGGGGCAAAACATGGAGATCTTCAGGTCTTGGTTCAGTCTCACGCACTGGGTCAGAGCACAGAGGTGTGGAAACACTCCACACAACCACAGATAAAAATGTGGCAGCGGGCAGTGATTAAGTTTTCCAGCAATCACAGTTTTCAG aagtcTTGA